The Xylanibacillus composti DNA window GAGGCTCCAGCTAACGGAACTCACAGCCGCTAATGGACCTTTTTTGCAGCACATTTCATTCTTACGGAAGCTACAGCCCTTATGTACGCGTACCCCTGGGTTTTGTGCACATATTTCGTGCAATAAGCTCTCTCAGTTCCGTTAAAAGTAAAATCACCTGAAAATCAGTGAAATAGTGCTTCTGACTTCCGTTAGAGCTCTAGCTGCCATACTGGAACCGTGGAGAGACATACTTTTAGCATTCACTTCCACACGCTCACAGCCCTTTTGCTGCACCCCGTCCCCGTTCCTCACCGCACAAATGCCTGCTTCTATTGACAGTGTTTTTTTCAGTATGGTATATAATAGAAAGGAATATTTAGCACTCTCGTTGCTTGAGTGCTAACGCAATTGTCGCGTAACGACCAGAATGCCAGCACGCCCATTGTACGAATCGAAAGGAGACGAAATAATGGCGAAGAAGCAGTTCAAGGCGGAATCCAAGCGCTTGTTGGAGATGATGATCAATTCGATCTACACACAGAAGGAAATTTTCCTGAGGGAATTGATCTCCAATGCAAGCGATGCCATCGACAAAATTTATTACAAGGCGCTGACCGACGAACAGCTTGTATTTGACAAGGAGCAGTACTTCATTAAGATTACACCGGACAAATCGTCCCGCACGCTGACGATCTCCGATACCGGCATCGGCATGACGAAGGAAGAGCTGGAGAACAATCTCGGCGTCATTGCGAAGAGCGGCTCGCTTGCGTTCAAGCAGGAGAATGAAGCGAAGGACGGACATAATATAATCGGCCAGTTCGGCGTTGGCTTCTATTCCGCGTTCATGGTGGCGGATGTTGTTACGGTCAGGAGCAAGGCGCTCGGCAGCGAGGAAGCGTTCCAGTGGGAGTCCAAGGGAGCGGACGGCTATACGGTGAAGGCTTGCGAGAAGGAAACGGTCGGCACGGACATTATTCTGAAGATCAAGGAAAATACCGAGGACGAGCAGTACGACGAGTTTCTGGACCAGTACCGATTGAAGGCAATCATCAAGAAGTATTCTGATTTCATCCGCTATCCGATCAAGATGGACATCACCGGCAAGCGACCGAAGGAAGGCGAGGACAACGAGTTCGAGGATTACACCGAAGAGCAGGTTGTCAACAGCATGATCCCGATCTGGCGGAAAAATAAAAGCGAACTGACCGACGAGGACTACGAGAATTTCTACAACGAGAAGCATTACGGCTTCGACAAGCCGCTGGCGCATATTCATGTGAGCGCGGACGGCGCAGCGGTCTATCAGGCGATCCTGTTCATTCCGGAGAATACGCCGTTCGATTATTATACGAAGGAATATGAAAAAGGCCTGGAGCTTTATTCCAACGGCGTGCTGATCATGAACAAGTGCGCGGACTTGCTGCCGGACTACTTCAGCTTCGTGAAGGGCATGGTCGATTCGGAAGATCTATCGCTTAATATATCGCGCGAGATGCTGCAGCATGACCGCCAGCTGAAGCTCATTGCCAAGAACATCAAGAACAAGATCAAGGGACAGCTGCAAAGCATGCTGAAGGATGACCGCGAGAAGTACGAGAAGTTCTTCGCATCGTTCGGCAGACAGCTGAAGTTCGGTGTATACAACGAGTTCGGCGCGAACAAGGACGACTTGCAAGACCTGCTGCTGTTCACCTCGTCGAAGGAGAAGAAGCTCGTCACGCTGGACGAGTATGTGACCGGCATGCCGGAAGAGCAGAAATATATTTACTACGCAGCCGGCGAATCGATTGAGCGGCTGGAGAAGCTGCCGCAAACCGAGATGGTTGCGGACAAAGGCTACGAAATCCTGTACTTCACGGAAGACATCGACGAATTCGCCATCAAGATGATCGGCAAGTACAAGGACAAGGAATTCCGCAATGTCTCCAGCGGCGACTTGGGGATTGAGGATGCGGAGTCGAAGGAGACCGATGCCGAGAAGAACGAGAACAAGGATCTGTTCGAAGCGATGCAAGGCATACTTGGCGGCAAGGTGAAGGAGGTTCGCGCCTCCAAGCGGCTGAAGACCCATCCGGTCTGCTTGTCCACGGAGGGCGAGGTTACAATCGAGATGGAAAAAATCCTCAAGGCGATGCCGAACGGCCAGGATGTCAAAGCCGACAAGGTGCTGGAGATCAACGTCAACCATGACGTATTCCGGGCTTTGAAGGCAGCGCAGTCCTCCGACAAGGATAAGCTGGAGCTGTACACGAATCTGCTTTACAACCAGGCTCTGCTGATCGAAGGATTGCCGGTGGAAGACCCGGTCGCCTTCACGAATGATATGTGCAAGGTGATGGTTTAAGCAGGATAGAGGGGATATAGGGAAGCGCCACTGCTGGAGAGCGGTGGCGTTTTTTTTGCCGCAAACTGCGCACAGACGCCCTTTTCGGATGCTGGAATCATAGTATTCTGCTATAACTATGCGATTCTTGTTCGATTTCAAGAGGAAGACTAGCACATATAATCATAGTATACAAACAAGAACTACAGCATTGCAGCAGCCTTTGGTTAGGTCAACGGATCTGAGTCGATCCTGATCTTGTGCTATTTCCCGCAAGCTGTTGCGGGATTGGCAGGTGCGAGCAGCCAGTATCGCAGCTTTTATGAAAGCGCATACAACCAAAGGGGAATCCCATCCAAAGAAACCAAGGAGGCGGCGTCAATGAAACTCGGTGTATTTACGGTTCTGTACAGTCAGAGGTCTTTGGAGGAAACGTTGGATGATCTTGCACAGCAAGGGGTGGAGTCTGTCGAGCTTGGAACGGGCGGCTATGTCGGCAACGCGCATTGCAACCCGCAAGAGCTGCTGGTGGACGAGGCGAAGCGCAAAGCGCTCAAGAAGGCGGTCGAATCCCGGGGGATGACAATTAGCGCGTTAAGCTGTCACGGGAATACGCTGCATCCGCAGGAGCAAATTGCCCAGCAATTCCACGACGATCTCGAAGCTACTGTCAAATTGGCTGAACAGCTGGAGGTGCCGACAGTCGTGACCTTCTCCGGACTGCCGGGCGATCACGAAGGGGCCCTGTACCCGAATTGGCCGGTAGCGCCGTGGCCGAACGATTTCCAGGATGTTTTCGCCTGGCAGTGGGAGAACAAGGTGATTCCTTACTGGACAGAGATGGGCAAATTCGCGGAAAAGCACCATGTGCGGTTTGCGCTGGAGATGCACGGCGGATTCTCCGTACATACTCCCGCTACTTTGCTGAAGCTGCGCGATGCCGTCGGGGAAGTCATTGGAGCGAACGTAGACCCGAGCCATATGTGGTGGCAGGGCATCGATCCGATTGAAGCGATCCGCATTCTGGGCAGGGAAAAGGCGATCTACCATTTCCACGCGAAGGATACGGCTATCGATCCGGTCAATGTGAACCGCGCGG harbors:
- the htpG gene encoding molecular chaperone HtpG translates to MAKKQFKAESKRLLEMMINSIYTQKEIFLRELISNASDAIDKIYYKALTDEQLVFDKEQYFIKITPDKSSRTLTISDTGIGMTKEELENNLGVIAKSGSLAFKQENEAKDGHNIIGQFGVGFYSAFMVADVVTVRSKALGSEEAFQWESKGADGYTVKACEKETVGTDIILKIKENTEDEQYDEFLDQYRLKAIIKKYSDFIRYPIKMDITGKRPKEGEDNEFEDYTEEQVVNSMIPIWRKNKSELTDEDYENFYNEKHYGFDKPLAHIHVSADGAAVYQAILFIPENTPFDYYTKEYEKGLELYSNGVLIMNKCADLLPDYFSFVKGMVDSEDLSLNISREMLQHDRQLKLIAKNIKNKIKGQLQSMLKDDREKYEKFFASFGRQLKFGVYNEFGANKDDLQDLLLFTSSKEKKLVTLDEYVTGMPEEQKYIYYAAGESIERLEKLPQTEMVADKGYEILYFTEDIDEFAIKMIGKYKDKEFRNVSSGDLGIEDAESKETDAEKNENKDLFEAMQGILGGKVKEVRASKRLKTHPVCLSTEGEVTIEMEKILKAMPNGQDVKADKVLEINVNHDVFRALKAAQSSDKDKLELYTNLLYNQALLIEGLPVEDPVAFTNDMCKVMV
- a CDS encoding sugar phosphate isomerase/epimerase family protein, producing the protein MKLGVFTVLYSQRSLEETLDDLAQQGVESVELGTGGYVGNAHCNPQELLVDEAKRKALKKAVESRGMTISALSCHGNTLHPQEQIAQQFHDDLEATVKLAEQLEVPTVVTFSGLPGDHEGALYPNWPVAPWPNDFQDVFAWQWENKVIPYWTEMGKFAEKHHVRFALEMHGGFSVHTPATLLKLRDAVGEVIGANVDPSHMWWQGIDPIEAIRILGREKAIYHFHAKDTAIDPVNVNRAGLTDMQSYAQMADRAWIFRTIGYGHDMKEWADIISKLRQVGYDGVVSIEHEDGLMSVDEGLQRAVANLRQVIIKEPLGEMWWV